One genomic segment of Bacteroidales bacterium includes these proteins:
- a CDS encoding efflux RND transporter periplasmic adaptor subunit has translation MTKKKIIYATLGILVILAVSLALLRGGEQKGTISYITEEVTIGSISLTVTATGTVEPVKQVEVGTQVSGVIKKIYVDFNSNVKSGQLLAELDKTPLLAQLASVEADLQSAQSQFVYQEANFHRMEQLLAKKAISETDYESALYQFSAAKANVAKMKSEVERAGTNLGYAMIYSPIDGVVLSRAVDEGQTVAASFNTPTLFTIAQDLTKMQVVADVDEADIGRVKEGEKVSFTVDAYPDDTFEGSVKQVRLQAVTNSNVVTYSVVIDAPNPELKLKPGLTASITAFTNTAENVLTIPARALRFMPDSTVVKRFPQKGNSIVWVMEKGQIKPVEVVSGLTDETRTEIISGLSKGEHVVVSYRTETVSGNETTSAQSPFMPKPPGAKK, from the coding sequence ATGACCAAAAAGAAAATAATCTATGCAACCCTGGGGATCCTTGTCATCCTGGCCGTTTCTCTGGCTTTGCTCCGTGGTGGCGAGCAGAAAGGGACGATTTCCTATATTACAGAGGAAGTTACCATCGGATCTATATCCTTAACTGTTACAGCAACGGGCACTGTGGAGCCGGTAAAGCAGGTTGAAGTAGGAACCCAGGTTTCAGGGGTTATCAAGAAAATTTATGTTGATTTCAATTCCAATGTAAAGAGTGGACAGCTCCTGGCTGAACTCGACAAAACACCTCTTTTGGCGCAACTTGCCTCGGTTGAGGCCGATCTGCAATCGGCACAGAGCCAGTTTGTTTACCAGGAGGCAAATTTCCACCGGATGGAACAACTGCTGGCAAAAAAAGCCATCAGTGAAACCGATTATGAATCAGCTTTATACCAGTTTAGTGCAGCCAAAGCCAACGTGGCCAAGATGAAATCGGAGGTGGAGCGTGCCGGTACCAATCTGGGTTATGCCATGATCTATTCACCGATCGATGGTGTAGTGTTGAGCCGTGCTGTGGATGAAGGACAAACCGTTGCTGCAAGTTTCAATACCCCTACTTTGTTTACCATTGCCCAGGACCTCACTAAAATGCAGGTGGTGGCTGATGTAGATGAAGCGGATATAGGAAGAGTAAAAGAAGGTGAAAAAGTTTCCTTCACAGTTGATGCTTATCCTGACGATACATTCGAAGGGAGTGTTAAACAGGTTCGTTTACAGGCTGTTACAAATTCAAATGTGGTTACTTACAGTGTGGTGATTGATGCCCCAAATCCCGAACTGAAGCTGAAACCCGGGCTTACTGCCAGTATCACTGCTTTCACAAATACAGCTGAAAATGTACTTACTATTCCAGCCAGAGCACTTCGCTTCATGCCTGATAGCACCGTGGTTAAGAGGTTTCCGCAAAAGGGTAATTCAATTGTCTGGGTGATGGAAAAAGGGCAAATTAAACCAGTTGAAGTTGTTTCAGGACTTACTGATGAAACCCGGACGGAAATCATATCAGGCCTCTCGAAAGGTGAGCATGTTGTAGTTTCCTATAGAACAGAAACGGTATCCGGCAATGAAACCACATCTGCCCAAAGTCCTTTTATGCCTAAACCACCGGGAGCTAAGAAGTAA
- a CDS encoding TolC family protein, with protein sequence MTKKKSIFILISLFITLFFQSAMAQQPAASWTLRACIDYALANNIQIKKLNESVKSIELDLEAAKASLYPSLSASANQSYTHQKAQSGSPDDESNSLTGNYSIRSSVLLYNGNKLKNTIELQALTVQSAGLNQQATQNNIELEISSLYLQVLYAREALVNAENNQISTQSQVDRAKILYDAGSISESTYMQLVAQLSEANYSVVSARTSLERQLLNLKQMLELNINEPFDIAYPEIDDDQVLSLLPEKQQVYISALGFMPELQNGQLAVGQAQIAVQIAEAGKLPTLAMDASLASGYSSLSGNQFATQLGNNFYQNAGLTLSIPIYSNKQVKTAVSKAKISQKTAELDLSLTRKTVLHSIENAYLDASSAQSRFVAAKDQLKASKISYDLINEQFRLGMKNSVDLLTEKTLYLNAQQEYLQAKYTTVLNQKILDFYRQKRIEL encoded by the coding sequence ATGACCAAAAAGAAAAGTATCTTCATACTAATCAGCCTTTTTATCACACTCTTCTTTCAGTCAGCTATGGCTCAGCAACCTGCTGCTAGCTGGACACTAAGGGCTTGTATTGATTATGCCCTGGCCAATAATATCCAGATTAAAAAACTCAATGAGTCGGTTAAAAGCATTGAGCTTGACCTGGAAGCTGCAAAAGCATCACTCTATCCATCTCTTTCTGCATCTGCCAATCAATCCTATACTCACCAGAAAGCCCAGTCGGGAAGTCCGGACGATGAGTCAAATTCATTAACAGGGAATTATAGTATCCGTTCTTCTGTTTTACTGTACAATGGAAATAAACTTAAAAACACAATTGAATTACAGGCACTCACCGTGCAGAGTGCCGGATTGAATCAACAGGCTACCCAAAATAACATTGAGCTTGAAATCTCATCACTATACCTCCAGGTTTTATATGCCAGGGAAGCATTGGTGAATGCAGAAAATAATCAGATTTCCACTCAATCTCAGGTAGATCGCGCAAAAATTCTCTATGATGCAGGTTCAATTTCAGAATCTACTTACATGCAATTAGTGGCTCAGCTCAGCGAAGCAAATTATTCAGTAGTAAGTGCCAGGACCAGTCTTGAGCGACAGTTACTGAACCTGAAACAAATGCTGGAGCTTAATATCAATGAACCTTTTGATATAGCTTATCCTGAAATTGATGATGATCAGGTACTCTCCCTGCTTCCTGAAAAGCAACAAGTGTATATTTCAGCCCTGGGTTTCATGCCGGAATTGCAAAATGGTCAACTGGCCGTTGGTCAGGCACAAATAGCTGTTCAAATTGCAGAAGCCGGTAAACTGCCAACGCTTGCCATGGATGCCTCCCTGGCTTCAGGGTATTCCAGTCTTTCAGGAAACCAGTTTGCTACTCAGCTAGGGAATAATTTCTATCAAAATGCCGGCCTGACCTTAAGTATTCCGATTTACAGTAATAAACAGGTTAAGACCGCTGTTTCAAAAGCGAAAATTTCTCAGAAAACAGCTGAACTCGATCTCAGCCTCACCCGAAAAACAGTGCTCCATTCAATCGAAAATGCGTACCTCGATGCATCTTCTGCCCAGAGCAGGTTTGTAGCAGCTAAAGATCAACTGAAAGCGTCGAAAATCAGCTATGATTTAATAAATGAGCAGTTTAGGCTGGGCATGAAAAACTCGGTGGATCTTCTCACCGAGAAGACACTCTACCTCAATGCCCAACAGGAATACCTTCAGGCAAAATATACTACTGTGTTAAATCAGAAAATCCTCGATTTCTACAGGCAAAAGAGAATTGAGCTTTAA
- a CDS encoding alpha/beta hydrolase yields MKSLLITISILLSFTVSSQTLPKVVSGGISRIENFPSAYVTSRNIDIWLPAGYSSSKKYNVLYMHDGQMLYDSNTTWNHSSWNVDDVLTTMMEKGSIRDVIVVGVWNGDKSRHSDYFPQKPFESLSPEQKESVYTAARGNGYSVFNDYKIQSDNYLKFITLELKPYIDRTYSTLKTRKHTFIAGSSMGGLISMYAICEYPDVFGGAACLSTHWPGIFKMDNNPIPEAFYDYLRLHLPNPRSHKIYFDYGDQTLDSLYPPLQEKVDQVMKEKGFNSSNWITRYFPGEDHSEKAWNKRFDIPMNFLLKK; encoded by the coding sequence ATGAAAAGTCTATTGATTACAATTAGTATTCTACTGTCCTTCACAGTTTCTTCACAAACGCTACCCAAAGTAGTTTCAGGCGGTATTTCCAGGATTGAAAACTTCCCCTCAGCGTATGTCACTTCAAGAAATATCGATATCTGGCTACCTGCCGGTTATTCAAGCTCGAAGAAGTATAATGTACTTTACATGCATGATGGTCAGATGCTTTATGACTCCAATACAACCTGGAACCATAGTTCATGGAATGTAGATGATGTATTGACAACCATGATGGAAAAGGGAAGTATCAGGGATGTGATTGTTGTGGGTGTGTGGAATGGCGATAAATCAAGGCATTCGGATTATTTCCCTCAAAAACCCTTTGAGTCATTATCACCTGAACAAAAGGAATCAGTTTACACAGCCGCAAGGGGTAATGGATATTCAGTTTTCAACGATTACAAGATTCAATCCGACAACTACCTGAAATTCATCACTCTTGAGTTAAAACCCTATATTGACAGGACTTATTCCACATTAAAAACCCGGAAACATACTTTTATAGCCGGCAGCAGCATGGGAGGGCTCATTTCGATGTATGCCATCTGCGAATACCCTGATGTATTTGGGGGTGCAGCCTGTTTAAGTACACATTGGCCCGGGATTTTCAAAATGGATAACAACCCCATACCGGAAGCTTTTTACGATTATCTCCGCCTTCATCTTCCTAATCCACGTTCGCATAAGATTTATTTCGATTATGGAGATCAGACTCTGGATAGCCTGTACCCACCCCTCCAGGAAAAGGTTGACCAGGTTATGAAAGAAAAAGGATTCAACTCCTCCAACTGGATTACCCGGTACTTCCCCGGCGAGGACCATAGTGAGAAAGCATGGAATAAGCGTTTTGACATTCCAATGAACTTTTTACTCAAAAAATGA
- a CDS encoding DUF4249 family protein has translation MKTKLLIILSVVFILMFNSCGKELIDPLNSDEIAIVESYLYAGDSSIRVNVSRLLPFSEDTLEVKEGITGLNILLNGLPMSDMGSGEYQFLLGNNKVEAGTSFTMVFYYGSDSVSSSTQIPEKPVDFYLSDHVIYTDRITSSGGFGSGPMEDIDVTWTNDDDSYYYVTIEYLESTPDLINEVMEDTDVPTIQSISPIQSSGTRLGMRNLQFFGHYRIVLFKVNQDFADLYQQISANSNNITDPVTSIKNGYGVFTGMSTDTAFIEVREN, from the coding sequence ATGAAAACTAAACTCCTGATAATCTTATCAGTTGTATTCATTTTGATGTTCAATTCCTGCGGCAAAGAACTCATCGATCCTCTGAATTCCGATGAAATCGCCATCGTGGAATCCTATTTATACGCCGGGGATAGCAGCATCAGGGTAAATGTTTCCAGGCTACTGCCGTTTTCGGAAGACACCCTCGAGGTGAAAGAAGGTATAACCGGGCTTAACATTTTATTGAATGGTTTGCCAATGAGCGATATGGGCTCAGGTGAATACCAGTTCCTGCTGGGAAATAATAAAGTGGAGGCTGGTACTTCATTTACAATGGTTTTCTATTATGGTAGTGATTCAGTGAGTTCATCCACACAGATCCCCGAAAAGCCTGTTGATTTTTATCTCTCCGACCATGTCATTTATACTGACCGAATTACCAGCAGTGGTGGATTTGGCAGTGGCCCGATGGAGGATATTGATGTAACCTGGACCAATGATGATGACAGTTATTACTATGTTACCATTGAATACCTCGAAAGCACCCCTGACCTGATAAATGAAGTCATGGAAGATACTGATGTGCCCACCATTCAGAGTATTTCACCCATTCAGTCGTCGGGAACCAGGCTGGGTATGAGGAATCTGCAGTTTTTTGGACATTATCGTATAGTCTTATTCAAGGTGAACCAGGATTTTGCTGACCTGTATCAGCAGATCTCAGCAAATTCAAATAATATTACCGACCCTGTAACTTCAATTAAGAATGGATACGGTGTTTTTACAGGGATGAGTACGGATACAGCTTTTATAGAAGTGAGGGAGAATTAA
- a CDS encoding TonB-dependent receptor, which produces MPQEIRPAGPGGMPRMIEEQEPTSYFYDLNAKVTYKFTLKDIVSFSFFSGQDYFDNSRDMNHSRGGMSISGGITDLTKWGNWGSSAKWSRKWNEKLYTNNLVSISDYSNSKDRSDARTIFNEDGTSSVFNNGSVEQNALKDFCFKTDNEWKWNDQNQVEFGAQYNHYDIAYSFLQNDTLSILDMQNEGDLIAAYVQNRLNPFDKKITLLPGLRVSYFSNTGKPYFEPRFQASINATSKLKIKASTGLYYQFANRIIREDIQAGSRDIWILSNGDNIPVSSSIHFISGASYETRDVLIDAEVYYKRLAGLTEYTLRFNHRFGESIDYSSLFYEGTGYTRGFDLLLQKKFGKFSGWIGYTLSETRYKFPVYGEGYFAASQDVTNELKIVAIHKIKKWTLSGTWVYSTGMPYTQPIGGYVLTMPDGTTKSIIIPGTKNASRLPDYHRLDLSAKYDFTMGETGKGSIGFSLFNVYNRKNVWYKEFTVDETGLTETNVNLLGITPNVSVTLQIR; this is translated from the coding sequence GTGCCACAAGAAATAAGGCCTGCCGGGCCTGGAGGAATGCCCAGGATGATAGAGGAACAGGAACCAACATCCTACTTCTATGATCTGAATGCCAAAGTCACGTATAAGTTTACCCTCAAAGACATTGTTTCCTTCAGCTTTTTCAGTGGACAGGATTATTTCGATAATTCCCGTGATATGAACCATTCAAGGGGAGGGATGAGTATAAGTGGAGGAATAACCGACCTAACCAAATGGGGGAATTGGGGGAGCAGTGCAAAATGGTCCAGGAAATGGAATGAAAAACTTTATACCAATAACCTGGTATCCATTTCCGATTATTCCAATTCGAAGGATAGGAGTGATGCCCGCACAATTTTTAATGAGGATGGAACCAGCAGTGTGTTCAATAATGGTTCTGTGGAACAAAATGCACTAAAGGATTTTTGCTTTAAGACCGATAATGAATGGAAATGGAACGACCAGAACCAGGTAGAATTCGGGGCTCAATACAATCATTATGATATTGCCTATTCTTTCCTGCAGAATGATACCCTTTCAATACTGGATATGCAGAACGAAGGGGACCTGATTGCAGCCTATGTCCAGAACCGTTTGAATCCTTTTGATAAAAAAATAACCTTACTCCCCGGGTTGAGAGTATCCTATTTCAGCAACACCGGCAAACCCTATTTCGAACCCCGTTTCCAGGCTTCCATCAATGCTACTTCCAAATTAAAGATTAAAGCATCCACGGGTTTGTACTACCAGTTTGCAAACAGGATCATCAGGGAAGATATCCAGGCCGGGAGCAGGGATATATGGATACTCTCAAACGGGGATAATATCCCGGTAAGCAGCTCCATTCATTTTATTTCAGGAGCCAGCTACGAAACAAGGGATGTCCTTATTGATGCAGAGGTTTACTATAAAAGACTTGCAGGTCTTACTGAATATACCTTGCGTTTCAACCACCGCTTCGGTGAAAGCATTGACTATTCCTCCCTCTTTTATGAAGGAACAGGTTATACCCGGGGTTTTGACCTGCTGCTACAGAAAAAATTCGGAAAATTCAGCGGATGGATTGGATATACCTTATCCGAAACCCGGTACAAATTCCCGGTATATGGCGAAGGCTATTTCGCTGCCTCACAGGATGTAACCAATGAACTGAAAATAGTAGCTATCCATAAAATTAAAAAATGGACCTTGTCAGGAACATGGGTGTATTCTACCGGAATGCCATACACCCAGCCTATTGGGGGCTATGTACTGACTATGCCTGATGGAACAACAAAAAGTATCATCATTCCCGGGACTAAAAATGCCTCCCGCCTGCCCGATTACCACCGGCTCGACCTGTCAGCAAAATATGATTTTACCATGGGTGAAACCGGGAAGGGCAGCATAGGGTTTTCCCTGTTCAATGTGTATAATCGTAAGAATGTGTGGTACAAGGAATTTACCGTGGATGAAACAGGCCTCACGGAAACCAATGTTAACCTCCTGGGGATTACTCCCAATGTTTCAGTAACACTTCAAATCAGGTAA
- a CDS encoding TonB-dependent receptor, protein MHKPSTLHYLFGIILMALLLVKVMPIHAQDDQGIRISEYYWSTPLVKVLGDFKFKYKADIEYDSAMVKGFTLDYLFTNTPIATAVEVVFRNNPEVGYFMDDKNHIKVIPRSILNASKLTSANQKFKGKPTKFNFTASGIVKDRQSGEPLPFASVLIRGTSKGCSSNIDGYFTLPNIPTDTSAILVFYLGYYKQLFYLSPHADVHEITILMDPVTTQLKTVEVKGQREDLLKASEGGNLIKMAPAKLAELPSLGEKDIFRTFQLMPGIGGGSGSSAGLFVRGGTPDQNLILYDGFTVYHQEHLFGMFSAFNPNAIKEVQLYREGSRLNTGEGFPL, encoded by the coding sequence ATGCATAAGCCTTCCACTCTTCATTATCTTTTTGGTATCATCCTAATGGCCTTATTGCTTGTTAAGGTTATGCCCATCCATGCGCAGGACGATCAAGGAATCAGGATTTCTGAGTATTACTGGAGCACACCATTGGTGAAAGTCCTCGGAGATTTCAAATTCAAGTATAAGGCTGATATAGAATATGACTCGGCGATGGTCAAAGGTTTTACCCTGGACTATCTTTTTACGAATACCCCAATTGCAACAGCCGTAGAAGTGGTATTTCGTAATAATCCGGAAGTGGGTTATTTCATGGATGACAAGAATCACATCAAAGTTATACCACGTTCAATACTCAATGCCAGTAAACTCACTTCAGCTAACCAGAAATTTAAAGGAAAGCCTACCAAGTTCAATTTCACAGCAAGCGGGATTGTCAAGGACAGGCAAAGTGGAGAACCTTTACCTTTCGCTTCAGTGCTGATAAGGGGAACCAGTAAGGGCTGTTCATCGAATATCGACGGATATTTTACACTTCCGAACATCCCTACCGACACCTCTGCTATCCTTGTTTTTTACCTTGGCTACTACAAGCAACTCTTCTACCTAAGTCCTCATGCCGATGTTCATGAAATTACTATTCTGATGGATCCGGTAACTACCCAGCTAAAAACAGTAGAAGTTAAAGGACAGCGGGAGGACTTACTTAAAGCTTCTGAAGGGGGAAACCTGATAAAAATGGCTCCTGCTAAATTAGCTGAGTTGCCAAGTTTGGGGGAAAAGGATATTTTCAGGACGTTCCAGCTGATGCCCGGAATTGGCGGAGGCAGTGGTTCCTCAGCCGGACTGTTTGTGAGAGGGGGAACCCCTGACCAGAACCTAATCCTGTATGATGGATTCACAGTTTACCACCAGGAACATCTGTTTGGGATGTTCTCAGCTTTCAACCCCAATGCTATCAAGGAAGTGCAACTATATAGGGAGGGTTCGAGGCTAAATACGGGGGAAGGCTTTCCTCTGTGA